In the genome of Ursus arctos isolate Adak ecotype North America unplaced genomic scaffold, UrsArc2.0 scaffold_22, whole genome shotgun sequence, the window CACATACGAGCTAGGGTTTGCTGTCCCTGCCTTATGCATATTTATTCTAAGAATAATAGGTGGCTTTAAATGACAGTATTTTGGCCGTTTCGGAAAgctctaaaattaaatatattgttaGGCTCTGCCAATAGGAGCCATTAGATGCAGACTGGAGCTCAAAGAAGGGGTTTACTTTTCCTGTTAGCTTTCTGCTTCTGTCATTGTCACCCAAGCAACTGTTTATCCTCGGCAATAGCAGTTGATTCATATAAAAGGAGCTGGTTCCAGTCTGTGGTGGTTTTTTTCCACGCTTACCTCCAAACAGCCTTGTCATACAACTTACACATACCAGCGCCGGCTCCTGGTGGCCCGTTCTTGAAGGtctgggccccagctctgtgggCACTCTCCTTTAAGCTTCTATAAGCAGAATCCCCTCTCTCACAGCAGAAATTGATTCCAGCACTCACTGAGTCTCTATTAAGTCAGTGTACCAAGCAACTCAAACTCCTTCCACTCGTAACTACTGAGTTCAAAACAAGATTTCCCagaacttttataaaaattatatggagATAACTAAGGATGAACCTTGTCTCATACCATCaatattgatttttgaatatataaattcaTTGAAGGAATAATAAGAAAACCCCCATCAATCTTATTAAAAACATTGTATTAAAAATAGGTTTATGTgtaataatttatgaaattaaagtttctttttattgcttgtaTGAATGTGTACTTAAAATAATTGTAATTGTAGAACATTTTAACACTCAGAGCCTATtgattgaagaaaataaaataataattccaatttgcatataaatttttattgcaagcaaggaaggaagagtgaTCATCACAAGATTTTTAAGCACAAAAATTAATATGTAGGAAAATGGACCAACTTCGAAGAGACAAAACAATAATGTTAAATTTATGACAGttacaggggagcctgggtggctcagtaggtgaagtgtttgactcttgatttcagctccagtcgtgatctcagggtcgtgagactgagccccttgttgggctccatgcttagtgtgcAGTCTGCTttgaattctctctccttctccctctgtcccatcccccaccccccactcatgctctctctctaaaaaaaaaaaaaaaaatatatatatatatatatatatatatatatatatatatgacagttATGGAAACcctgttcatgtatttttaaatagataataaatgaGGGGAAGAAAATTTCAAGGCTGTGCACATTCCATAGAATACACTTAAAAGACTGATGTggtatttttatcttaaaaacatCAATATTCACACTCTACTGTACATTGtatctttttctaatatttaaatagtaaatGACAATTTTTTGATGTCAACTTAACATTTTTGACGGAGTATATACTGTTGCaaaattcttttggaaagtaCCTAGGCAAAAATTTTGAAGATCCCTGGTTTGTATTAACAtgagaggaggggtgcctggatggctcagtaggttgagtgtctgactcttgatttcagttcaggacGTGATCTCCTTGCtctgcaaggagtctgcttgagattctctctccctctccctctgcccctcccccactctcttgtgcatgcgctctctctctctctctctctctctcaaataaattaatttaaaaaatgagaggagACACGCATGGACAAGGGAAAAGAGTGCAGCACTCTGAAGGCTTTGATGGAAGGAACCTTTTCTGCAAAGGCTTGATAGATGGGTAATGTCAAAGGATCTGAGTGAATCTGGCTAGAGAACTGAGGGCTTCACTCCTAGGGCGAGCTCTGGGGGGGTAAAACCAATACAGTGGCATAATGCCTATGCTCAGAACGGTCCTGTATTTGATTTAGTATTCTATTGCCGTGTTCTTAAAATTCTTAGTAACTTATTTTTGAATTTATGAAGGGTAACAATGGAGCCTAGGCCTCCCCACTGTCATTTCTAACCACCTGATTTACATATAGCATTCATGATGCCAGGTGTTCACAGAACACCATGGGCCACTATACCTGGAAATTCAGAGATACCACAATTAAGggggaaagcagaaaaagaagaaaaggaaagaaagggggaagtaagagaagagaaacataaaacttaatagattttatttccaCTTTCCTTGAAAATTCCCTAgggaaaatgttctttcttcatttcttcctcttttttcaaCCCCTCCCAATTGTCTCCCTAAGAATGAGCACCATGGATCAAATCTCTAGAGCAAACAGCCTTGGGTTTTCATAATTGAGCATCAGAGAGAGTCAATAAATAACCTCACTTATCAAATTCTTTGACCAGAGGAGGCTAGAACTCAGAACTAAGCTGAAGATAGTCAGTGAGCTCACAGAAGTGAGGGCGGATCAGACTGTTGAACCCAGATTCCACACTCAGCCCCGATCACCCTCCAGATCACTCCATCCATCCTGCCCAAGAACACAGCTTTCACATCCCTGAAGGAACCACTGCGTTCAGACGCGCATCCCCTGCACAAGCTGTCGCTCTACCACGTACTCTCCACGCGGCCGCATGCTCACAGGTGACCCCGTCACAGACCTCCGGCCTCAGCATGCTCAACTTGTGAGCTCAGGTCGCTTGACACAGGTATGTTTTTGAAATcagattacagaaaaaaaaatgtgccaagAAAGAACTCAGAGTTCAGTTATTAAAGTCTAGGTCTCCAAGGCTTCATACTGACCCAGAGCCAAGGCTGAGTGGGACGAATTTGGAAGGATACCCGCATTGCACTCAGAGTGTTGCTCCAGCACACGTCTTTGTTCCCCTGGAAAACAACTTTGTTTGGACCTAGGCCTTCTGGTACCCACATAGAACGGCAGAGCGGCTCACAAACTAGTAACTTCCCTACAGGAATCTTTGGAAATCTTCCTTTGCCGGAAAGAATAGGCTGGGAAGGGAGAACAGGAGTTCTCTCCCTGGCAGTGACTCCAGCCCTCCATTCCACCACTCACGCTCTTTTCCTCCAGAGGCCGGGGCCATCACTCGAAGTCCCCAGGCACCTAGGAGGGGCTTTCGCTAGTATCTGTCTCTTCGAAGCCCAGATAATGAGTAAAGTGATTGCAGCATTAGATCCTGATATTAGAGTATCTGTGAAGGAAAAGATAGGAATTCAAGTATCCGTCATATAAGTGAGGCTAAGTGAGGTGAAAACACCAAACTTGAGATGTAATTTCAGTCTGACAGTAACATGGGTTGTGATGTGGGTTGCATTAGTTTATTTCCCTGAAATTGGGCTTCCCCTTGGTAAAACAGACATAGAATAAAGATAATACTCAATATGACTCCAAAACGTGGCTATAGGAAAAAGAGCTTACATAAATGGGGAGGACATTATTTTTTGTGTCCAAACATTTAAATCCCATATACTTAACTCTTTCCTACCCACAAAAAATAATGTGAGATAAGGAAGCTGGGTGTTGTCATTTCCAacttataaatgagaaaattgagtctCAAAAATATTGTGGAACTTATCCAATGTTAAATAGGTAGAAAGGCTGTGACTAGGATTCCAGACTCATTGTTCGTCATACTCGGAGACTCTCCAGAAATGGGAAAAGATTTTTCTAAAGGTTCTACAACATTTTTGTGACAGATTAGGACTAACTTTTAGGAGTCCAGGTATCCTACAAAGGATTTTGTTAGGTATGCTTGGCGCTTGAAATGTGGAAATCAGTACATGAATTTTGACAATATGAAATAGATGAAAAAAGGATTATATGTGatacagtattttaatatttggaaCAAGTTAAAAACAGTATGTTTTTCTCAGACTAAACAAGATTGTTTCACAGGAAGGTCATCATTTTATAAGAATGAACCAAGGATCTGATGTCATACAATCACACCTTGGACTGAGCCCTTTATTTCCATGCAGAATGTCAACTTCCAACCTCAGTGATGACAGCCTCCCAGCCACTCTGTTCCTGACGGGGATCCCAGGGCTGGAGTGGGCCCACGTCTGGATTGCCATCCCCTTCTGTGCCGTGTATCTGGTAGCTCTGGCTGGGAATGCTGCCCTCATCCTGGTCATTGTGACAGACAGGGCTCTTCATGCTCCCATGTACCTTTTCCTGTGCCTTCTCTCACTCACTGACCTGGCTCTCAGCTCCACCACTGTCCCTAAGACATTAGccattttgtggttccatgctgGTGAGATTTCCTTTGCTGGATGCCTGGCACAAATGTTTTGTGTCCATTCTATCTATGCCCTGGAGTCCTCGGTTCTTCTTGCCATGGCCTTTGATCGCTATGTGGCTATCTGCAACCCACTGAGATATACAGCCATTCTCAACCATACTGTCATAGGCAGAATTGGCCTTGCTGGCATACTCCGGAGTATAGCTGTTGTCTCCCCATTCATCTTCTTGCTGAGGCGACTGCCTTACTGTGGTCACCATGTCATGGCACACACATACTGTGAGCACATGGGCATCGCTCGCCTGGCCTGTGCCAACATCACGGTCAATATTGTCTACGGGCTGACTGTGGCTCTGCTGGCCGTGGGTCTGGATTGCATCCTCATTGCCATTTCCTATGGCTTTATCCTCCATGCTGTCTTCCGCCTGCCTTCTCAAGATGCCAGGCACAAGGCTCTGAGTACCTGTGGCTCCCACCTCGGAGTCATCCTGGTCTTCTACATTCccgccttcttctccttcctcacccACCGCTTTGGCCAGCACCGAGTCCCCAAGAATGTGCACATCTTTCTGGCGAACCTTTATGTGCTGGTGCCTCCTGTGCTCAATCCAATCATCTATGGGGCCAGGACCAAGGAGATTCGGAGCCGACTGCTGAGACTGCTTCACTTGAGGAAGGGCTCAGTATGAGTTCCAAGCAGCACTTGGAAATGATAAAGACTGCTAAATGGGCAGGCTACTTGTCTAGAAGCTTGTACATGGATGGGAGCCTACGATGTGAGACCCAGGAGGAAACACTGGAAGAGAAACGATCAGATAAATTAGATATGTTGATTATGATGGTGAATGTGGGCAATTCTAAATTGCCCCGAACAAGATCATATTTTTTCTGTCATCTCAGAAGGACTAAAATTTGCCAAGAAGAAAGGCTTTCCTGTCTGGAAATCACACTGCACCTCATAGTTGCAATATTTTGCTGGGAAGTGAGgtgagaaacaaaaagaacattcAGTGTGCATTTGAATATGAAATCTAAAATTTGGGCAGTGGCTAAGAGCATGAAAACAGGAATCAAAGTGCTTGTGTTTGAATGGTGGCTCCTCCATTTACTAGTTTTGTGCTTTAAGAATGTTGCTAAATCCTTTTCTCCTTATTCTGGTCGACTGTAAATGGGATAATGATAATATTTAACTCTTGAGGTTGTGGTGAGGATTGACAAATTACTGAATGTATGTAGAAATCTTACAATACTGTCTGAAAcataaaatgctaaataaatacgtaaatataAGATGTAAAAGTTATGTAAGTTCTCAAAACCTTACTATTTCAGTTTTATAACTTGTCTAAGTCTTGCATTATCTGAGCTCACATAATTGTTATAACTGGTGTCTAAAAGACAGTGTTGGGAATATGATTAGCGTGCAATAAAACCATATTTCCTCCCTTTACTCTCCACTCCTCTGATAATCAGGTTCGTTTCCATTTAGCATAATTTCATCCCTTATTAAGTTATTATAGAAGCCTGATTAGAGTTCCGGTACCTTTACGGATAGTCCTTTGTTGACTTCCGTTAACGGTCTTTTTACGTTAATCATACTTGGAATTTGTTGAAGTTTTTGTATGTAAAAAGTAATGTTTTTCAgcaaaaatcatatatatatatatatatatatatatatatatatatatatatatatattcttttcttattaCTGTCACCCAAGCAtctgtttttgtctttggtgATAGCAGTTGATTCTAATAGAAACAGTagtttccaggggtgcctgggtggttcagttggttaagtgtctgcctttggctcaggtcatgatcctggggtcctgggatcaagcccgacatcgggctccctgcccagcggggagtctacttctccctctctcgctgcccctcctctctgcttgtactctctctccctcaaataaataaaatctttaaaaaataaagagagagaaagaagcagtagGTCCCAAGTGCACTGTTTTATTGTGCTGTACTTTGAACCCACACTGTCACATCCCTCAGAAATACCAGCACCACCTGGCTGGAATCACTCCTCATAGGTCTCGGTCCCAGACATAAGAGCACTCTCCTTTGCCAGAACGTCTTCCTTTAGGACCAGCGTTGATTACAGCAGTTACTCTCAATTATGGTTTGTTTGCCACAATGCAGAAACAAAACTCTCTCCACTCCCGACTAAGTTGCTTACAGAAACAAGGGTCCTTAGAGCTtacttttatgaaaataaaattaagaataaataaataaatacgaatCCACTACATTGACTCAATATTGACTTGTGAATACATGAGGTAATTTGGAAAAAAGTATCATCCATCAACCTCATTAaggaataatattttcaaagcaaaTTAGGCTTATgtctataatttataaaatttgtaaGTTTTCATATtgctttgtatgtatgtatgattaTAATAATTGttataatgaaacattttaacatttggaAACTAGTcttaaaggaagtaaaataattCCTTGTATTATTACAAGTATATAAGAGTTATCATACTGAGATATTCAAGCAAAAAATACACATGtggggggcgcctgcgtggcaccgcggttaaagcgtctgccttcggctcagggcgtgatcctggcgttatgggatcgagccccacatcaggctcctccactatgagcctgtttcttcctctcccactccccctgcttgtgttccctctctcgctggctgtctctatatctgtcaggtaaataaataaaatcttttaaaaaaaaaaaatacacatgtggGATAGTGGACCAACTTCAAAGAGACAAggcaataatttaaaatttctgacaGTTAAGAAACTGTTGCTCATATACTTTAAATGAGTAGTGCTGAGATGGAAATTTCTAGGGCATAGACTCTCCATgggataaattaaaaattatgatataggacttctatttttaaatgccaatatTTACAACATACTAGGAATTAAAACTGTTTCTACTCTTTAAACTTTTAATGATAATTCTTAGACTCAACTCAAAGTTATGAAAAGGgaatataatattttgaaaattcttttaggaaattgccatataaaaatattctttttaagatttatttatttattattttaaagagagagagaacgtgggggtggggtggggcagagggagagggagaggtagagaggatcccaaggagactccaagGCCAGTGCTCTCAGTGCAGAGCCAaccaaggggctcaatctcaaaaccctgagatcatgaccagagccaaaatcaagaataggGCACCATCACaatataaaatttctaaagaCCGTTAAACTGAAATAATTCGAGAGGAGAGCGGTATGTTACAAGGGAAGAGAGTAGAGTACTCTGAAGTCATGGAAGAAAAACCAATTAATCCTGGAACGAGTTTTGACAGAGGGACTCATTCGTGCAGGGACCTGATGGATGCCTGAAGTTCAGGTGTCTGAGGGGATCTACCTAGAGTACGGATGTCATTTCTTACCAGGTCTGGCTTCATGGCAAATGAACAGGGCGCTTGCATAGCTTCCATGTTCAGAAGGCCTTGTGCTTTCCTTAACGCTCTACAGACATCATCGTGAAATTCTTGATAATTTTATCTTTGGACTCGTGTTTTATACATGTAGCCTATAGTACAATGATGTACGCATGTGTCCACCACCTTATTTGCTGCCCAGGAGCACAGAATTCTTATGGATCCTCAGTGAGATGGAATTCAAGGAGACacacagaaataaagagaagagaagagagggaggaaataaggaaaagagaaagagttgagaagggaagaaaaaacttaaaacaaaatataccagctgtttcatttcctctttcctaGAAAAGTCATCAAGGAAGATTTTCCTAATTCTTCCTCATGTCATCAGCcctccttctcattctctctctcacaatgTGCGTCACAGACCAAATCCCTGGAGGAGACCAATTTGGTTTACACTCCTGAACATCACAGATGGAGGCAATAAATAAGCTTGCTGATCAAGGGCATTGACCAGAGGAGGCTGGGACACAGAGCTGAGCTGAAGACAATCACTGAGCCCAGAAAACAGGGAACAGACAAAAGAACAGAGACATTTCAACCCGCATTGCACATTCAgacccctctgctccctcccaccaCACCCACCTGAGCCTGCCCTGAAGCACAGCTTTCACCTCCTTAAATAACACTGTGCATTCAGATACCCACCTCCCGCACAAGCTGTCACTCGAGCGCCCTCCCACACAGCCTCACACTCAGCACACCCTCTCACAGAGCTCCAACCTCAGCGGGCTCCCCCTGCAAGTGTGTGTCTACCATACAGGTACGTTCTTCAAATCAGGTTGCCCAATAACCGTGTTCAGTGAATGAACACAGACTTACATTATTGAGGTCTAGGTCAGAGAGGGGGACCTCAAAGACAAGACCTTGGGGCAATTTTGGGAGGATGTCCCCATTAAGAACCAGAGTGGCACTCCCTTAATATCCGCATCTCATTAtttcctaggggaaaaaaatccaactatGCTGTAAGCATGGGTTTTCTGCCCTCACATCCCAGATGGTCACAGAGTACTACTGCCTTATAATTTCACTTGAAAACTTCCATAAGGGGCAAGAATAGgctgggaagagaagggaagggaagttgGTAGTGATTCCAGTTCTCTGCCCTCCACCATCGAAGCCTCTCTGCCTTATAGGCAAGGCATGTGTCAAGGCCAAGCCCAAGACCAGTTGGTGTCATCAGCAAAGGTCTTAATACAAAGAGGAGGGGCTCCCTAATTCTTTTACATTTGGAATTCAGATAACAAAAAAGTGTTTGCAGCCTTATGAATTGATATTAGACAAAATGCCTTGTTTGAAAGAGACTGGAATTCAGATATGGGTCATATGCATGGACATTTGGTCAAGTAAAACTTGAAACATGAATCAGGACCCCTAATTTCAGCTCTGCAATGAACATGCTTTGTGATCTGGATGACATCAGCTTACTTCTCTGGACATTGTCATTGATTAACGGTGCAAATGATTATCACACTCTATTTTCTCCGGAAGGGTGTTAGGAGATAAAAAGCTTGCAAAAAAAAGGGTATAATTATTTAGGGTGTTGAAATTTTTATCTcatgaaatgtattattttttgcaGAACCATAAACTTTGTGAAGGTAATAAACCATATGATGCCATTTCAAATGTAGAGATGGGGGGGGGAAGAAGGCCCCAAGACGTTGTGGGAGTATTCCAGTACCACATAAGGCACagatggaaaagagagaatgacTACAGAGTGATTGGTTTTTCTGAATTAGGACAGGCCAAAGACGTAGAAGATTTGCTCAAAGTCACCCATCAATTTTGTTAGTGTATTAGGACTAAAATTCAAGTTTCTCAGAATCCCACACAAGTTTCTTTTAAGTACACAAGGTGTTTACTAACGGGGAATGTTTTTAAATAGTACCTAGCCTTCCACAGCACAAACAAGTTCCCTTTCCAGAATAGCTTCACTGTGAACAACCCCAGGACAATCCCTTGATCTGCCCCTGTCTGCATGTTCATCAAGCCTCAGAATTCAGCCATCACGCCGATGAGCCTGCAGGACCTCTAGCTGCTTTGCCAACGTAGGGACTGGTGTCCCCCAACTAGGATGTCTGATAGAGTCTTTAAGATTCTTGACAAGTTACTAACAAATACGTTTCTCAGCCTAAAAAAAGACTGTTTCACAGAACGGTCATCATTTTATGTGAATGAACCGAGGACCTGAAGTGACAGGGTAGTCATACCATGACCGCTTGGATTGAGCCCTTTACTTCTGTGCAGAATGTCAACTTCCAACCTCAGTGATGACAGCCTCCCAGCCACTCTGTTCCTGACGGGGATCCCAGGGCTGGAGTGGGCCCACGTCTGGATTGCCATCCCCTTCTGTGCCATGTATCTGGTAGCTCTAGCTGGGAATGCTGCCCTCATCCTGGTCATTGTGACAGACAGGGCTCTTCATGCTCCCATGTACCTTTTCCTGTGCCTTCTCTCACTCACTGACCTGGCTCTCAGCTCCATCACTGTGCCCAAAATGCTGGccattttgtggttccatgctgGTGAGATTTCCTTTGCTGGATGCCTGGCACAAATGTTTTGTGTCCATTCTATCTATACTCTGGAGTCCTTGGTTCTTCTTGCCATGGCCTTTGATCGCTATGTGGCTATCTGCAACCCACTGAGATATACAGCCATTCTCAACCATACTGTCATAGGCAAAATTGGCCTTGCTGGGCTTCTCCGTAGTGTGGCCATTGTCTCCCCATTCATCTTCTTGCTGAGGCGACTGCCTTACTGTGGTCACCATGTCATGGCACACACATACTGTGAGCACATGGGCATCGCTCGCCTGGCCTGTGCCAACATCACGGTCAATATTGTCTACGGGCTGACTGTGGCTCTGCTGGCCATGGGTCTGGATTGCATCCTCATTGCCATTTCCTATGGCTTTATCCTCCATGCTGTCTTCCGCCTGCCTTCTCAAGATGCCAGGCACAAGGCTCTGAGTACCTGTGGCTCCCACCTCGGAGTCATCCTGGTCTTCTACATTcctgccttcttctccttcctcacccACCGCTTTGGCCAGCACCGAGTCCCCAAGAATGTGCACATCTTTCTGGCGAACCTCTATGTGCTGGTGCCTCCTGTGCTCAATCCAGTCATCTATGGGGCCAGGACCAAGGAGATTCGGAGCCGACTGCTGAGACTGCTTCACTTGAGGAAGGGCTCAGTATGAGTTCCAAGCAGCACTTGGAAATGATAAAGACTGCTAAATGGGCAGGCTACTTGTCTAGAAGCTTGTACATGGATGGGAGCCTATTATGTGAGACATGGGCGGAAGCCCTGGAAAAGAAATGGTCAGATAAATTGTGTCTGTTGAACATGATGGTGAATGTGCTCCTTGAGCAATTCTAAATTGCCCAGAAcaagattatatttttttctgtcatctcaATTGGGACTATAATTTGCCAAGAAGAAAGACATTCTTGTCTAGAGTTCTCACTGCATTTCATGTTGGAAATATTCTCTTGGAAAggaactgaaaaacaaacaaaaaagagaacatttggaGTGCTTTTAAATGAATTCCAAAGCTTTGTGCAGTGAATAAGAGCAGAAGACACAAGTGGGATAATCAGAGTGCCTGGGCTGAACACGGGTTTCTCCGCTCACTAGTTTTGTGATTTGAGTATGTTGCTAAATCTTTCTATGCCTATTCTGTGGTCAAGtgtaaatgagaataataatatctaacTCTGGGGGTTGTGGTGAgggtaaaataaattattgagtGATTGTAGAAATTTTACAACAGTGTCTGAAGCataaaatgctcaataaataaatgtaagatgTAAAAGTTACAGAACCTCTCAAAACATTATTATTTCGGTTTATAACTCATCTAAGAATATTTTGTACTGTCTCATCTCACATTATTGTGGTTACTGTATTGTATAACTGCTGCATAAATTTAGGCATTGTGTGGCATATGATTAACATTCAGTAAAaccatattttcttccattaccaTCC includes:
- the LOC113250173 gene encoding olfactory receptor 52D1-like; this translates as MSTSNLSDDSLPATLFLTGIPGLEWAHVWIAIPFCAMYLVALAGNAALILVIVTDRALHAPMYLFLCLLSLTDLALSSITVPKMLAILWFHAGEISFAGCLAQMFCVHSIYTLESLVLLAMAFDRYVAICNPLRYTAILNHTVIGKIGLAGLLRSVAIVSPFIFLLRRLPYCGHHVMAHTYCEHMGIARLACANITVNIVYGLTVALLAMGLDCILIAISYGFILHAVFRLPSQDARHKALSTCGSHLGVILVFYIPAFFSFLTHRFGQHRVPKNVHIFLANLYVLVPPVLNPVIYGARTKEIRSRLLRLLHLRKGSV
- the LOC125282466 gene encoding olfactory receptor 52D1 yields the protein MSTSNLSDDSLPATLFLTGIPGLEWAHVWIAIPFCAVYLVALAGNAALILVIVTDRALHAPMYLFLCLLSLTDLALSSTTVPKTLAILWFHAGEISFAGCLAQMFCVHSIYALESSVLLAMAFDRYVAICNPLRYTAILNHTVIGRIGLAGILRSIAVVSPFIFLLRRLPYCGHHVMAHTYCEHMGIARLACANITVNIVYGLTVALLAVGLDCILIAISYGFILHAVFRLPSQDARHKALSTCGSHLGVILVFYIPAFFSFLTHRFGQHRVPKNVHIFLANLYVLVPPVLNPIIYGARTKEIRSRLLRLLHLRKGSV